The nucleotide window TGGTTGGCGAATGGATTGTCCACAGTCAACACAACAACTTGGTCCACATGCTTGTCTTGAACCAATTCACTCTCGTACGAAACGTAACCTGGAATGTGAGAGATGGAACATGTTGGAGAGAACGCAGCGGGTGCACCCGTAATGACGACTGTCTTGTTTTGCTTTAGGAAATCTGCCCAGGAGACAGTTTGTGGCATCTTACATGATTCTTGCTTGGAATCATCTTGGGAGATGTCAATGTATTGGAACTTGAAGTCCTTGGATGGGAATGGTTTGTTAATTAGGTCAGACATGTTTTGgttattgtttgtttgtttgtttgtttgtgtgtgtgtgtgtgtgtggTTCTTCTACAAATCAAGGGGAGAACAATTGAACTGTCAAGGGTATAATAGATATTGTCGTTCCtttatataattattttttccttCATCGTTCAATGACAGGACatgttgaatttttttcacaTCCCCTACTAACACGACGACAACGATAGTAATCTACATACTAACAAGACACCCTTACGTACTGCCAGTGGACCTTCACTACAACAAACGTAGTACTTTACTCCTGATAGTCAACGTATCGTCATTTTCGTCAAGGGGAATTACTAAGGGAATCGCATTTTAAGGGCCATCAGCGATCGGGCCATTCATCTTGATGACAATTCCACACCCTTTTACCCTTTTTCCTAACCCTGCAATGCCCTAGGacatgaagaaattagGGCTTGCTGTGATTACTAATGGAGACACGGTTTACCCGGCCCTCGGAACAACGAAACGTGATCCGTCCGTGGATTACGTGAAATTGCAGCGATGCATCTGTCAAGAAAACCTTAATAATTGGATTAATAATGGTGAAATTATTGTTACGCTGACATGACAAATTTTAACACTACACTATTCATTTTtgcattttcatttaaaaaatgaatttaacaAACTCTTCTGACTTTCCACTCCGAAAGGAACTCAAATCAAaccaaaccaaaataaaataaaatacaatacaatacaataaatCATGGCATCACCAGCTATATTAGAATCCAAACAACTAAAACAAGATACTACaatcaatattcaaaactccgaaaatgaaaacattTACCTCCCTACAGACACCGTATACCAAATAAAAGTTGGACAAACACTCTTTCAAGTCACAGGATCCTCTTTAAATTCCGATGCCcccaatttcttcaccaGATACTTCAGTGGAAATTCAGCAAAAGACCCATTATTCATCGATAGAGACGCTGACATCTTCCAgttgatattgaaacatttacaAGGTTACTTCCTCGACATCAAGGACGAGTACCAATACACGATGTTATTTACAGATACCATCTTTTACGATCTACCCAGATTGAGAACTACTTTAAGGGAAAGTGAGTATTATTTCACCAATGTAGGCGGGGAATCCTTCAAGATTCATAAAAATTTGTTCAAGCGTGATGGTGATTCacaaaattatttccaAGTCGTATTGGACCTTTTCTACAAAGAAGTGGAACAGcgaattgaaaataaaaatttattccaaTCTCCATTACCACCTTCATATGTACCCAGATCACCGgaattctttaaagatCTTTTGGCTTTATTGGGTGGAGCCATTTTAGAACTCACGGATGAAAGGAGAAATTCATTAGTGAAAGAATGTCGTTATTATAGATTCTTACATTTGGAACagaaatttttgaaaactCATATCGTTTATAACCCACTATCCACATCTGAAGAAATTGTCTTACCGTTAAAGGATCTACAAAGGAGAGGGTTAAGATTCCATAGTGCAAATAATCCAACTTCCACtacatcatcatctttaaatCAATGTTTGGAAAATGTGGGTAATAGAACTAATTGTAGTACCAGTGATACAGATGAACCTGCcatgaaaaaattaaagacaAATAATAGTAGTTGTCAATCTGATAACTCTTCATGTAAGAAGATTAAACCTTGGGCATTAGTGAGTTACAAGAGACCCTACGTGGATGAATTTTCTCGTGATTTGATCTTTCAAATGGATTCCACGGAATGTACACTAACGTTCAACAAGCAAAACAAAATGATTCATGTGGACTTGGTAGGAGATTTAGCaaaaacttttgaagaCGTCTTTGCCACACCACTACtaacaaaatcaaatcaaaatataaaattatCTCAATTTAAAGTGGAAGCCACTACCATGAAGAAGACATCGGATTCACAGGAAAAGCCAACAAAGACTACTCATTTAATACTACCGGCATGCATCTCCATTTGCGATTTGCAAGTCAATGGTATTAAATGTCCCAATATTTGCTCTTTGATTAATGACACAAGgtataatgaaaatgtcATCGATTTTAGAGATAAGaatgatattaaatattcacCAGGTGTGAAACTTTACTTAACCAAATCATTATGGAAATTGGGTGTCAAGGATGGtcaaatgattttgattGCCATAAAGGCAGAATCATTTTCAGGAATCAAGGAATACAATAAGTTGATTCAATTTATATAAAGGGCCCTTATATGTCatctatatatttttatccGACATTATGTAAttttaagaagaagaagagaaaagaaagaaaaaaaaattagtACTGCATGAGGATCGAACGTGGGGTTGATAAACCTCTGTTTCAGTTAAAAACAACACAACAAACAATTAACAAAGTTGCGTGGTGCTTCCTTAGTATCAACTATAACTCGCTCTCATCAAGAAACTCAAAAAAAACGAATAAATCTCTTTGTAAAACGGTTCATCCTTATGCAGGGGAACTGCTGATCATCTCTGtattgtttcaaattgaCCAAATGTCCACGAGGGGTTGCCTCGGGACGCTTTTTctgttttgaaaaatggttCTCCCTCTCGGTGCGAGACTTTACATATTTctataattttaattttagaTTGTATAAGATGTTTAAGGACACTGATTTCCTATAGCTTGAATAAAGATTTAGAGAATGCTGTACCAGAACAAGCGAACCTCCAAACATACTCATTGTTTTGCATCTTAACCTTcttataaataaatattgaatcAACATATGAAGTCAACTTCATAAACATACTCTTTTATCTGGTTAATCATCGATATATAGCGTCCATTTTGGAGTGTCCATATATGCAAGGACACAGGACTAAATAAATAACAAGATAGGTCTTGAGTCACTCATCTAAAACTTGCTGATTAAGGCCATGAGGTGAATATGCTCAATTCCAATCCACCTGAGTCAATGACATGCCAATTTTTGCCTTCACTATATCCATCGAAGCAATGGCATCTTCTGAACTATCGTGTTCCCCAGATTGAATCTTTCTACTTAAAAGTTCAAATGACAGGTTTTTCAAGGACATCTTGAATTTGCCCTTTGAATGCATCACCGCAGTATCAATAACTTTATCATGAACTATCCGCATGACATTCAAATCATTCTCCAACCCATGTCCGATCAATATACTATTTCCATTAATCAGATGCGGTGTCAATATCTTCTCCATCACAGCTTCAAATGTCAGAGCATTTTCCATGTCTTTTGCGTGTACCCCACTAAATTTAGaattcaaatcaacaaTCTTACCCAATGGTTTGACAAACTCATCAAATACAGTCTTTACAGTGAAAAAATCCACTATAGTTAAACGAACCATTTCATAACCTAAGGATGTAAATGCCATTTCGCAATCTAAAGCTAAGACATTCACGTCTCCCTTCGCATCGGAGGTATGTataaatttccaattcGATCGTAAATTCTCAATAGTTTCATCTCGAAATACATGGAAATGGAATTGTTGACAACCAAGTCGAAGAATGGAGGTAGATGTGGTATTTTCTCCACAACAAGGATATTCATGAATTTTCGTCTCTCTATTGTAGATTTTTTTTGATGGATGATATTTACACAAAGTTTTCTCCATGACATCTTCCCGTCTGAATTTCGTACTGCATCTAGAACACAATACATATTCCAAACTTTTCTCCTCTGTTTCAATAGCAGCTTCCTGGTCCTCCTCAGCAATAGCGAACCCATTGGCCTTCAGGGCCCTCTTATCCAAGATTAAagtcttcaatttttccatCACTTCATTTTTACTCAAATTTAGATGAGCATGCTCTCTTTTGGATTGATTACTAGTACCTACAAGAGGCTTTCCGGCAATGACAATTTTAGATAAATCGCCCCTAAACTTCATCACATCACGTAGCAATATACTCATATTGAACCTATATGATTGGCTACTATTGCTCCTTCTAGCAACACGAGATTCAAGTTCAACAGCCAATTTTTGAACTTTATCAACTTGGGCCCTCGGTTTGCATTTAATCAAAGTTGTGCATAACTTTTCTAGAATCTTATGTCTATCATGGAACCCAGCCGGTGAGTTAGCCAGAGAAACAGGACGTACGGTCATATCTTCCAGACCAAAACTTCTCTTTTATACATCTCCCAAACTCAGGTATCccttcttcaatcttttaTCTTATTCTATATTTGTCGAAGTACTTTTCATCAGGCttactttttttttttttttttgggCGACTCGTCTTCCACGGTGAAAATTTTAGGCGATGAGCTTGgtgaaatttatttatctaATCCTTGAATAGATGTTGACGATTAAAGATCCTGTCTTTAATTAAAGAGTAGATAACACCAAAGGGGATTATTGCTCGGGAAAAGTCATTACAAGTGTGTTTTGTTATTAgaaaattccaagaagaagaacaaaagataAGTTACCATCGGTATTGATTATTACTTAAAAAGTCCTGTATCATGCCACAAGATTCTATTCTGTTGGATTTAGACGccattaaagaaagatacAATCTTTTCAACACCACTTTCCCAGATGAACCTGTGAAGAACTTCTTCCAGTTCGATCAAAATGCAACTCCTaaggaaaatttaattaaattatcaaCCATAATTTTGAACGATGAAAATACCACTGGTTATTTATTCGTTTACAAATCTAtctttttggaaattttatcaaattggACTAATATCTTAAGTAAGGGTAATTCCATCAAAGTCCTAGAGTCTGCTGCTAGTATTATTACGATTTATCCATTGTCGACatccattattgaagaatttttagATAGAGAAAATGATCACTTCATCACCATTTTACAAAATCCTTCAAGTCAAGGTGAATCAAAATTATCCaaagtattattatcttaTTATAGATTATTGTACcagaataaagaaatatttgccaaatatattaaacCAGAtgtattatattcattaattgcCAACAATCAACTCAACAACTTTTCCACAGAAATTACCAAATATTTGGCCATAAAAATCCTTTCCCTCTATTTAGATATGGGAGAACAAGCCTTGAATAAAGCCATCAAAACTCATATCTCATCAGATGATAACTTGATCGGTTCATATGATTCAAATTTGCATGCCAATTATAAATTCTTAGAATTAAATGAGGCTAAAAGATTTACTAATTTCTCTAAACTACCAGAAGTGTCCGAATGCTTTTCTCCCTCGGATAATCATCTTCACAATTACTTTACCATTCAGTCGAAGGACCTCAACGCCAACGTTGTTTCCATTTGTGGAGTCTTAGTCCCTAAGATTAATACAGTAAGAGACTCAACGGAATACCCATTAGAATATGTTCCAACAGACAAAACTGTATCAGCCTTACGCGATTTGGCCAAGAAGCTCCAATATAACGATCCAGTCATGTTGGTAGGTAGGGCAGGTGCCGGGAAaacttttttaattaatgaattgagTAAATATATTGGCTGTCATGACTCCATAGTTAAGATCCATTTAGGTGAACAAACTGATGCAAAGTTATTAATTGGTACTTATACTTCTGGTGAAAAACCGGGTACTTTTGAATGGAGATCTGGTGTATTGACTACAGCAGTTAAAGAGGGTAGATGGGTTCTTATTGAAGATATCGACAAGGCCCCAACTGAGGTTCTAtccatattattatctCTTTTAGAAAAGCGTGAATTGACAATCCCATCGAGAGGTGAAACTGTTAAAGCTGCCAATGGGTTCCAACTAATATCCACAGTGAGAGTTAGCGACGATAATATTAAGAGACATGATACAACGGGTGTGGAACTCAACTTAAATATGATAGGTATGAGAATTTGGAATACTATTCATTTGGATGAACcttcagaagaagatttacAGAAGATTTTGTGCCAAAGATACCCAGTGTTATCCCAACTCATTCCAAAGCTAATACATTCATACGAAGCTGTCAAGAAAGTTTATTTAAACCCTAAATTTATCTCACTTAATAGGGGTGCCCACGCAAGAGTGGTTTCTGTCAGGGATCTGATGAAATTATGTCATAGATTAGACGCGTTGTTtgccaataataatattattaaaccTGATCAGTTAAttgaatcttcaatttatgATAGCATATTTGCTGAGGCATCAGATTGTTTTGCTGGTGCTATTAGTGAAGTTAAAGCGTTAGAGCCTTTAATCCATTGCATAGGGGAATCCCTAGAAATCGcatcttcaagaatttctttatttttatcaaaACATGTTcctaaatttgaaaatatgaatGATCAAATTAGAATTGGGAGATCTCTTCTACCGAAGGCCaaactttcaattcaaaaaagatCAATGAACAGCACTTCGTTTGCATTAACGAACCATTCCTTAAGATTGATGGAACAAATAGCAGTTTCTATCCAAATGACAGAACCTGTCCTTCTGGTAGGTGAAACAGGTACAGGTAAAACCACTGTCGTCCAGCAAGTAGCCAAAATGATGAATAAGACGTTAACTGTTATCAATGTTTCTCAACAGACTGAAACTGGTGATTTATTGGGGGGTTATAAACCCGTAAATTCAAAGACTATTGCAGTACCTGTACAAGAAACGTTTGAAACTCTTTTTATTGCCACCTTCTcgttaaagaaaaatgaaagattCTCTAAGATGTTACataaatgtttcaataaGGGTCAATGGAAACATGTTGTTAGACTGTGGAATGAAGCATATAAAATGGCccagaatatattaaaatcggatgaaaatgatgattctaaagaagaagataacGAGAAGAAGACCACTCAAAAGAAGCGGAGACTTGATTGTcatgaaaagaaaatacttCTCGAGAAATGGAACCAATTCCATGAAATGGTCGCCAAATTTGAAGCTCAATCTAGTTCTATCGAGAATTCCTTTGTGTTTAATTTCGTCGAAGGTTCATTGGTGAAGGCTGTAAGGAATGGTGACTggttattattagatgaagtTAATTTGGCATCCGCTGATACCCTCGAAAGTATCTCCGATTTGTTGTCCGAAAAGTCTAGTAGGAGTATTCTTCTTTCAGAGAAGGGGGATGCAGAACCTGTGAAGGCCCATCCTGATTTTAGAATATTTGCATGTATGAATCCAGCAACTGATGTCGGGAAGAAGGACCTACCGTCTGGTATAAGGTCCAGGTTCACTGAAATATATGTTCATTCACCAGATCGTGATATCACAGATTTACTTTCCATCattgataaatatattgGTAAATTTAGTGTCAGTGATGAATGGATTGGCAATGACATCGCTGAATTATACTTA belongs to Naumovozyma castellii chromosome 3, complete genome and includes:
- the AHP1 gene encoding thioredoxin peroxidase AHP1 (ancestral locus Anc_8.300); translation: MSDLINKPFPSKDFKFQYIDISQDDSKQESCKMPQTVSWADFLKQNKTVVITGAPAAFSPTCSISHIPGYVSYESELVQDKHVDQVVVLTVDNPFANQAWAKSLGVTDTTHFKFASDAGCALIKTLGFEMEVGDNVFWSGRWAIIVKDGKITYAAKEEHPATEVTVTSVETILTKL
- the REX3 gene encoding RNA exonuclease (ancestral locus Anc_8.296); this encodes MTVRPVSLANSPAGFHDRHKILEKLCTTLIKCKPRAQVDKVQKLAVELESRVARRSNSSQSYRFNMSILLRDVMKFRGDLSKIVIAGKPLVGTSNQSKREHAHLNLSKNEVMEKLKTLILDKRALKANGFAIAEEDQEAAIETEEKSLEYVLCSRCSTKFRREDVMEKTLCKYHPSKKIYNRETKIHEYPCCGENTTSTSILRLGCQQFHFHVFRDETIENLRSNWKFIHTSDAKGDVNVLALDCEMAFTSLGYEMVRLTIVDFFTVKTVFDEFVKPLGKIVDLNSKFSGVHAKDMENALTFEAVMEKILTPHLINGNSILIGHGLENDLNVMRIVHDKVIDTAVMHSKGKFKMSLKNLSFELLSRKIQSGEHDSSEDAIASMDIVKAKIGMSLTQVDWN
- the NCAS0C03410 gene encoding uncharacterized protein (ancestral locus Anc_8.299): MASPAILESKQLKQDTTINIQNSENENIYLPTDTVYQIKVGQTLFQVTGSSLNSDAPNFFTRYFSGNSAKDPLFIDRDADIFQLILKHLQGYFLDIKDEYQYTMLFTDTIFYDLPRLRTTLRESEYYFTNVGGESFKIHKNLFKRDGDSQNYFQVVLDLFYKEVEQRIENKNLFQSPLPPSYVPRSPEFFKDLLALLGGAILELTDERRNSLVKECRYYRFLHLEQKFLKTHIVYNPLSTSEEIVLPLKDLQRRGLRFHSANNPTSTTSSSLNQCLENVGNRTNCSTSDTDEPAMKKLKTNNSSCQSDNSSCKKIKPWALVSYKRPYVDEFSRDLIFQMDSTECTLTFNKQNKMIHVDLVGDLAKTFEDVFATPLLTKSNQNIKLSQFKVEATTMKKTSDSQEKPTKTTHLILPACISICDLQVNGIKCPNICSLINDTRYNENVIDFRDKNDIKYSPGVKLYLTKSLWKLGVKDGQMILIAIKAESFSGIKEYNKLIQFI